A stretch of the Capsicum annuum cultivar UCD-10X-F1 chromosome 10, UCD10Xv1.1, whole genome shotgun sequence genome encodes the following:
- the LOC107873124 gene encoding uncharacterized protein LOC107873124: MHLKKSEVQIGKESSCISSDFNPTAPLLSSSSSLHQKHPHSFYSGPQNPISSSAEYHPNHTAIQIFLENDITNNDSIPTTPATKTTPHKRPHLGNNPSKSILKSPTLSNSLRKYPFSSVKAQHPYTNFHLYPCLCHLRRILRLHIRLILLLSLPFFYFLVSHPTNSFFLDFLSAFAFSAALLFSLNLALPRLPSIRLFLARSLPIKLSSSKQVSRNTLPVFWSIGSRIKNDKRVNSGCYVQAYSNGDVYEGEFHKGKCSGNGVYYYYMSGRFEGDWVDGKYDGYGVETWARGSRYRGQYRQGLRHGFGVYRFFTGDVYAGEWSNGQSHGCGVHTCEDGSKYVGEFKWGVKHGLGHYHFRNGDNYGGEYFADKMHGFGVYCFANGHRYEGAWHEGRRQGLGMYTFRNGETQSGHWQNGVLDIPSTQTISYPVSPVAVYHSKVLNAVQEARRAAERAYDVAKVDERVNRAVAAANNVANAARVAAVKAVQKQMHHRRNSDDLPMFN; encoded by the exons ATGCATCTGAAGAAATCTGAAGTGCAGATCGGAAAAGAAAGCAGTTGCATCTCTTCCGATTTCAATCCTACAGCaccccttctttcttcttcttcatctcttcaTCAGAAACATCCTCATAGTTTCTATTCCGGTCCGCAAAATCCCATTTCTTCATCAGCTGAATATCATCCTAATCATACAGCTATTcaaattttcttagaaaatgatattactaataatgactcaATTCCCACCACCCCTGCCACCAAAACTACTCCCCATAAAAGACCTCATTTGGGAAATAATCCTTCCAAATCTATCCTAAAATCACCAACTCTATCCAATTCTCTTCGCAAATACCCTTTTTCTTCTGTAAAGGCTCAACACCCATATACCAATTTCCATCTTTACCCTTGCCTTTGCCACCTTCGTCGAATTCTTCGTCTCCATATCCGACTTATACTTCTCCTTTCTCTTCCCTTCTTCTATTTCTTAGTTTCACATCCAACtaattctttctttttggattttctttctgCTTTTGCTTTTTCCGCAGCCCTTTTATTTTCATTGAATTTAGCACTTCCCAGGCTTCCTTCAATTCGGTTATTCTTGGCTAGGTCTTTGCCAATTAAGctttcatcatcaaaacaagtGTCTAGGAATACTTTGCCAGTATTCTGGTCAATAGGGTCACggataaaaaatgataaaagggtAAATTCAGGTTGTTATGTGCAGGCTTACAGTAATGGGGATGTGTATGAGGGGGAGTTTCACAAGGGGAAATGTAGTGGAAATGGAGTTTATTACTATTATATGAGTGGGAGGTTTGAAGGGGATTGGGTTGATGGGAAGTATGATGGATATGGGGTGGAAACATGGGCAAGGGGGAGCAGATACAGAGGCCAATACAGGCAAGGTCTTAGGCATGGATTTGGGGTTTATAGGTTCTTTACTGGTGATGTATATGCTGGGGAATGGTCTAACGGACAAAGTCACGGCTGTGGAGTTCATACTTGTGAGGATGGGAGCAAGTATGTAGGTGAATTCAAGTGGGGAGTTAAGCATGGCCTTGGACACTACCACTTCAG GAATGGAGATAATTATGGTGGGGAGTATTTTGCTGATAAGATGCATGGTTTCGGAGTATATTGTTTTGCAAATGGGCATCGGTACGAAGGAGCCTGGCACGAGGGAAGGAGACAAGGGCTTGGGATGTATACTTTTAGAAATGGGGAAACCCAGTCTGGTCATTGGCAAAATGGTGTCCTTGACATTCCAAGCACACAAACTATCTCCTACCCTGTATCTCCTGTTGCTGTTTACCACTCCAAAGTGCTAAATGCTGTACAG GAAGCACGTCGAGCAGCAGAAAGGGCCTATGATGTGGCTAAGGTTGATGAGAGAGTGAACAGGGCAGTTGCAGCGGCTAATAACGTAGCCAATGCAGCTAGAGTAGCTGCGGTGAAAGCTGTGCAAAAGCAGATGCATCATCGCAGGAACAGTGATGACCTTCCAATGTTCAACTGA